CGCTTGCCAATTCTACCGTGCTTTGCTGCTTGTATTTTTGCCAATCCGATTGCAACACGGCCACCAGCGACGCCGGTTCCCGCAAAAATTCGGTCAAGACCTGATCGATCACCGATTTGTGGATCGGCTTCATCACCGTGTCGCGGTGAATCTGGTTTTTGAAAGCGACGATCACATTGCCGCCGGCCACCGCCACCGGTTCGCCGTCCAGCAACCAGGCCTGCGCGGTGATTTTCCGCCGTTTCACCTCGTCGAGGATCTGGTTCCAGCCGCCGCTGATTGTTTCAAACAGTTCCTGGTTTGGATTTTGCAGCAGCGATCCGATCGATCGGGCAGGCGTTGCAGCTGCGGTCTTCGTCGCCGGAATCGCCGTTGGCGCGGAAACCGATTTTTCGGCAGCTTGGTTCCGTTGCGGGCTTGCCGTCCGTGTCAGGTTTGCGCTCGCCGCGGCTGCTGGCTGGCCGGGAGGCGCAACTGCTGCCGCGTTGCCTTGTGCTAGTTTGCGTTCCAACTCCTCGATCCGCCGGATCAAATCGGTGACATCGTGGGTATCTGTCCTGCACAAGCGGATCAACAGCATTTCCAGCAACAGCCGGCCTTGCGCGTGCCACTTCAGCTCCTGCGCGGTCTGCGTCATCTGGTCGATCATCGCAATCAAACGGGACGCGTCAAACAGTTCGGCGATTTCCGCAAATGTTTTGTCGTATCGCGCCCGGTCCTGAATCTCTTCCAGGTTGGGCACCGTTTTGAACATCAGCAGATCGCGGAAATAGACTGTCAGATCGTGCACGATTTGCCCAACGTCCTTGCCATCCTCGATCAGGTCGCCCGCCAGCCTCAGAACCTGCCGGATGTCCTTGCCGGCGATCGAGCGGGCGATGGCAGCCAACGTGTCGGTTCGCACGCCGCCGATCAAAGTGATCACCGCATCGACCGTCACCTGATCGCGGCCATACGAGATCGTCTGATCAAAAATGGACAATGCATCCCGCATGCCGCCCTCTGCCGCCCGTGCGATCATCCACAATGCATCCTCTTCTGCGGCGATCTGTTTTTCGTTTGCGATGCGCCGCAAACGGTCGACGATCTGGCGGCCTGAAATCTTGCGAAAATCAAACCGCTGGCAGCGGGACACAATCGTCGCCGGAATTTTGTGCGGCTCTGTCGTCGCCAAAATAAACACTACATGATGCGGCGGCTCTTCCAATGTTTTTAACAGGGCATTGAACGCTTCCGTAGTCAGCATGTGGACTTCATCCACGATATATACCTTGTAGCGGACTTCCGTCGGAGCGTACTTCACCTGTTCCCGCAAGTCGCGGATTTCGTCGACTCCACGGTTGGAAGCCGCGTCGATCTCCACCACGTCCATGATCGAACCCGCCGTGATGCCGCGGCAGGCGGGGCATTCATTGCAGGGCTCGTCCGTCGGTCCGCTCTCGCAATTGATCGCTTTCGCCAACACTTTCGCCGTGCTGGTCTTGCCGGTTCCGCGCGGACCTGAAAACAGGTACGCGTGGGCAAACCGTTTGCTGCGAAGCGCATTTTGCAACGTCCGGGTCACGTGTTCTTGCCCGACCATGTCTGCAAATGTTTGTGGACGCCATTCCCGGTACAAGGCAATGTACGACACCGCGACCCCTCCTCCGCATAAATCAGCCTATCATCTTTAGATTACCACATACACACTTTGCAAACAAAGAAAAGAGAGGAAATTCGGCTAAAGACGCCCGCGTCCGTGTGGGCAACGCCGGGTTGATCGTCCATGATCAAAAACCGCCCTTGCAGCAAGGACGGTTTGGAAAAAAGCCAGGGATTCGCTCTTCGATTGATGGAAAGCCATCGGCTCAGACCAGGCGCCCCTGCGGCACACGGAAAGATTCCCTTAGTGCTGCTTCCGTCAGGACCTGACACGGTTCGGGAGTTCCCGTTGCACAGGACCCGGTCTGAACCAATGGCTCTCGAATGAATCAGTCATGTTTGGTTGTCAGCAACCCTGATTGAAGGGCTCTGGCGGAGAGGGTGGGATTCGAACCCACGAGACGGTTTCCCGCCTACACGATTTCGAGTCGTGCTCCTTCGACCAGCTCGGACACCTCTCCAGATTCACTTGCGGCGTTGCCGGAAAAACTCCTTCAGTATCATACCACATTCCTCGGCCAGGACGCCAGAGGTAAGTTGTGGTTGATGGTTGAACCGGTCCGTCTCGATCAGGTTGACGATCGATCCGGCCGCGCCGAATTTTGGTTCACGCGCGCCAAAAATCACTTCGTCGATACGAGCCAACAAAATCGCCCCGGCGCACATCGGACAAGGCTCCAGTGTAACATAGAGCTTACAGCCCGTCAACCGCCATCCGCCCAACACACGGCTCGCTTCGCGCAGGGCAACGATTTCCGCGTGAGCGGTCGGATCTTTCCAGGTCTCGCGCATATTGTGGCCGCGCGCGATCACCTGCCCTTCGCGAACGACGACTGCCCCGATCGGCACCTCTCCCCATTTGATCGCTTTTTCCGCCTCTTGTAGCGCTTCCCGCATGAACTTCTCATGTTCCATCTGTTCGGCACCACTCATCGAGAAATGCACAATACGGACCATCAGTGTACCATAA
Above is a genomic segment from Effusibacillus pohliae DSM 22757 containing:
- the tadA gene encoding tRNA adenosine(34) deaminase TadA; translated protein: MEHEKFMREALQEAEKAIKWGEVPIGAVVVREGQVIARGHNMRETWKDPTAHAEIVALREASRVLGGWRLTGCKLYVTLEPCPMCAGAILLARIDEVIFGAREPKFGAAGSIVNLIETDRFNHQPQLTSGVLAEECGMILKEFFRQRRK
- the dnaX gene encoding DNA polymerase III subunit gamma/tau — translated: MSYIALYREWRPQTFADMVGQEHVTRTLQNALRSKRFAHAYLFSGPRGTGKTSTAKVLAKAINCESGPTDEPCNECPACRGITAGSIMDVVEIDAASNRGVDEIRDLREQVKYAPTEVRYKVYIVDEVHMLTTEAFNALLKTLEEPPHHVVFILATTEPHKIPATIVSRCQRFDFRKISGRQIVDRLRRIANEKQIAAEEDALWMIARAAEGGMRDALSIFDQTISYGRDQVTVDAVITLIGGVRTDTLAAIARSIAGKDIRQVLRLAGDLIEDGKDVGQIVHDLTVYFRDLLMFKTVPNLEEIQDRARYDKTFAEIAELFDASRLIAMIDQMTQTAQELKWHAQGRLLLEMLLIRLCRTDTHDVTDLIRRIEELERKLAQGNAAAVAPPGQPAAAASANLTRTASPQRNQAAEKSVSAPTAIPATKTAAATPARSIGSLLQNPNQELFETISGGWNQILDEVKRRKITAQAWLLDGEPVAVAGGNVIVAFKNQIHRDTVMKPIHKSVIDQVLTEFLREPASLVAVLQSDWQKYKQQSTVELASASEDQLVKQVIDMFGENLVEIEE